One window from the genome of Moritella sp. F3 encodes:
- the bioH gene encoding pimeloyl-ACP methyl ester esterase BioH: MPDVIAKESKNVSPCTKLHVEIVGEGPDLVLLHGWGLNSACWQSVVPLLSTHYRLHLVDLPGFGFSHENYADSSTLVAITNALVDVVPAHAVWLGWSLGGLCATHFALQYPQRVAALVTVASSPKFMATAKIADIPAWSGIAEKVLAQFQQQLQENLPQTINRFLAIQGMGSETAKQDIKQLKSLLAARPQPHEQALSNGLRLLERVDLRADLSSLAMPFYRCYGRLDALVPQATVAWMDNHLPQSSSLIFKASSHAPFISEPVLFVNKLQTFLKNSL, translated from the coding sequence ATGCCAGACGTTATCGCCAAAGAAAGTAAAAATGTAAGTCCTTGTACAAAGTTGCATGTCGAAATTGTTGGTGAAGGCCCAGATCTAGTATTACTGCATGGTTGGGGACTAAATAGTGCGTGCTGGCAATCGGTTGTGCCGTTATTATCTACGCATTATCGTTTACATTTGGTTGACCTACCTGGTTTTGGTTTTAGCCATGAAAATTACGCTGATAGCAGTACGTTAGTTGCCATCACTAATGCATTAGTGGATGTCGTCCCTGCACATGCTGTTTGGTTAGGTTGGTCGTTAGGTGGGCTTTGTGCGACACATTTTGCGCTGCAATATCCGCAACGTGTTGCTGCATTAGTGACGGTCGCTAGCTCGCCGAAGTTTATGGCAACGGCGAAAATTGCTGATATACCCGCTTGGTCAGGCATTGCTGAAAAAGTATTAGCGCAATTCCAGCAACAGTTACAAGAAAACTTACCGCAAACAATTAACCGATTTCTCGCTATTCAGGGCATGGGAAGCGAGACGGCAAAACAAGACATTAAGCAATTAAAATCCTTATTAGCTGCTAGACCACAACCACATGAACAGGCGCTAAGTAATGGATTAAGGTTGTTGGAGAGAGTGGATTTACGTGCTGATTTATCTTCATTAGCAATGCCTTTTTATCGTTGCTATGGCCGTTTAGATGCTCTGGTACCACAAGCAACGGTGGCTTGGATGGATAATCACTTACCGCAATCATCGAGTTTGATATTTAAGGCATCGTCACATGCGCCGTTTATTTCGGAACCTGTGCTTTTTGTTAATAAATTGCAGACATTTCTCAAGAATTCGTTATAA
- a CDS encoding ComF family protein translates to MALLQPRCYLCDMPIDNPQPFLCLLCQQELPYLPLSYCLSCALPKAKHQPHQHQHCNECQQQPPPWQQLITCMSYTLECQYLIKQYKFAQQPQLHLLFSHLLSRRIANQVIQDNYPLPDALIAIPLHKKRQSKRGYNQAQLVVKDLTTQLHIPLIAEGTFIRTKNTKAQAQQTANQRKNNMRDVFQVTQTINAKHIAIIDDVVTTGETIQAACQTLLAAGIERIDIWCIARTLAD, encoded by the coding sequence GTGGCATTATTACAACCACGTTGTTATTTATGCGACATGCCTATCGACAACCCACAACCTTTCTTGTGCCTTTTATGTCAACAGGAACTGCCCTACTTACCACTCTCGTACTGCCTAAGTTGCGCATTACCAAAAGCTAAACACCAGCCACATCAGCATCAGCACTGCAATGAATGCCAGCAACAGCCTCCACCATGGCAGCAATTAATTACCTGCATGAGTTATACTTTAGAATGCCAATATTTAATTAAACAATATAAATTTGCGCAGCAACCCCAACTTCACTTACTCTTTTCACACCTGCTAAGTCGTCGTATTGCCAACCAAGTCATACAAGATAACTATCCTTTACCTGATGCCCTTATTGCGATCCCGTTACATAAAAAGCGTCAGTCAAAACGCGGTTATAATCAGGCTCAGTTAGTCGTTAAGGATTTGACAACGCAACTGCATATTCCACTTATCGCCGAGGGCACATTTATCCGAACTAAAAATACTAAAGCACAAGCGCAACAAACCGCGAACCAACGAAAAAATAATATGCGTGATGTATTTCAAGTAACCCAAACCATAAACGCCAAACATATCGCAATTATTGATGATGTTGTCACCACAGGAGAAACAATACAAGCCGCTTGCCAGACGTTACTTGCAGCAGGGATAGAACGTATTGATATATGGTGTATCGCCAGAACATTAGCGGATTAG
- the nfuA gene encoding Fe-S biogenesis protein NfuA, which produces MITITEAAQTHFVKLLSNQKDGTNIRVFVVNPGTANAECGVSYCPPEAIESTDIVLPFSGFDALIDDMSKPFLTDAYIDFVTDKMGSQLTLKAPNAKVRAVADDAPLSERVDYVIQTEVNPQLAGHGGNVVLTEITDDGIAILQFGGGCNGCSQVDFTLKEGIEKQLLELFPEELTAVKDATEHQAGEHSYY; this is translated from the coding sequence ATGATAACAATTACTGAAGCGGCACAAACTCACTTTGTAAAATTACTTAGCAACCAAAAAGATGGCACTAACATTCGTGTATTTGTCGTTAATCCAGGCACAGCAAATGCAGAGTGTGGCGTATCATATTGTCCACCTGAAGCAATTGAAAGCACTGATATTGTATTACCATTCAGCGGTTTTGATGCATTAATTGATGACATGAGCAAACCATTCTTAACCGATGCTTATATCGATTTTGTGACTGATAAGATGGGTTCTCAATTAACACTGAAAGCACCAAACGCAAAAGTACGTGCGGTAGCAGATGATGCTCCACTGTCAGAACGCGTTGACTATGTGATCCAAACTGAAGTTAACCCACAGCTTGCTGGCCACGGTGGTAACGTAGTATTAACTGAAATTACTGACGACGGTATCGCGATTCTACAGTTTGGTGGCGGTTGTAATGGCTGTAGCCAAGTAGACTTCACGTTGAAAGAAGGCATTGAAAAGCAGTTATTAGAATTGTTCCCTGAAGAATTAACAGCAGTTAAAGATGCAACAGAGCATCAAGCTGGTGAGCACTCTTACTACTAA